One genomic window of Prochlorococcus sp. MIT 0801 includes the following:
- a CDS encoding undecaprenyl-diphosphate phosphatase, producing the protein MPEEISQYLFICFKSFFLGVIQGFTEFLPISSTAHLKVVPYLFGWNDLGVSFSASIQLGSALAIIYYFRNQISSIIKSFLSTFNPSKGIKDENSRLFIYIFVASIPILVFGLLIKLYWPNYSDSNLRDLFSIAITSIVMALLLALAEFFGKRNKLFVDINLNDVIKLGLAQSLALFPGVSRSGITLTSALFSGIERKTAARLSFLVGIPAISISGLVELFSLIRVLSVVEIIPIIIGIISSFFSSIFSIDLFLKFLSKNNTLVFVYYRLAFGIFILTTL; encoded by the coding sequence ATGCCTGAAGAAATTAGTCAATATCTATTTATTTGCTTTAAATCATTTTTCTTAGGTGTTATTCAAGGTTTTACTGAATTTCTTCCAATTAGCAGTACTGCCCATTTAAAAGTTGTACCTTACCTTTTTGGTTGGAATGATCTTGGTGTGTCTTTTTCCGCTTCTATACAATTAGGAAGCGCATTAGCTATCATTTATTATTTTCGAAATCAGATTAGTTCAATTATTAAATCTTTCTTGTCAACGTTTAACCCTTCTAAAGGTATCAAAGATGAAAATTCTAGACTATTTATCTATATCTTTGTAGCGAGTATTCCAATATTAGTTTTTGGCTTACTTATTAAACTATATTGGCCCAACTATTCCGATTCGAATCTCAGAGATTTATTTTCCATAGCGATCACTTCTATTGTTATGGCACTATTGCTAGCTCTTGCGGAATTTTTTGGTAAAAGAAATAAGTTATTTGTGGACATTAATTTAAATGATGTTATTAAATTGGGCCTTGCTCAATCTTTGGCTTTATTCCCTGGAGTTTCTAGATCTGGTATAACTCTAACCTCTGCTTTGTTTTCAGGTATTGAGAGGAAAACGGCAGCTAGACTTTCTTTTCTAGTTGGTATTCCAGCTATTTCAATCTCAGGACTTGTAGAACTATTTTCTTTAATTAGAGTGTTATCTGTTGTTGAGATTATACCAATAATTATTGGCATCATTTCATCTTTCTTTTCTTCAATATTTTCTATTGATTTGTTTCTTAAATTCCTATCTAAAAATAATACTTTAGTTTTTGTTTATTATCGTTTAGCTTTTGGCATTTTTATATTGACAACTTTATAA
- the msrA gene encoding peptide-methionine (S)-S-oxide reductase MsrA, giving the protein MIKKIIEYLTLIIDKIYSYKSTEKQKKKVQHTILKNDLTAKPKDNEQEVLFGCGCFWGAEKGFWRLPGVVTTAVGYAGGEKEKPNYREVCSGLTGHTEVVRVVWNNNEIDLSDLLKLFWECHDPTQGNRQGNDSGSQYRSAIYTTSKEQLSKAIESKNSYQIELQNNGFGLITTEIENDIKFYFAEDYHQQYLAKPGSRPYCSAMPTKVTFKNFSGANFKLNEKIWSNYNWDITHCILRGDNTPIESN; this is encoded by the coding sequence ATGATTAAAAAGATAATTGAATATTTAACACTGATAATTGATAAGATATATTCTTATAAAAGTACAGAAAAACAAAAAAAGAAAGTGCAGCATACAATATTAAAAAATGATCTAACAGCAAAACCAAAAGATAATGAGCAAGAAGTACTTTTTGGATGTGGCTGTTTTTGGGGGGCAGAGAAAGGTTTCTGGAGGCTTCCAGGAGTTGTAACAACTGCAGTAGGGTATGCTGGCGGTGAGAAAGAAAAACCAAACTATAGGGAGGTATGTTCTGGCCTAACAGGTCATACCGAAGTAGTTAGAGTTGTTTGGAATAATAATGAAATTGATCTAAGCGACTTACTAAAATTATTTTGGGAATGCCATGACCCAACACAAGGCAATCGTCAGGGTAACGATAGCGGAAGCCAATACAGATCTGCAATTTATACGACAAGCAAAGAGCAACTAAGTAAAGCAATAGAAAGCAAAAATAGCTATCAAATAGAGCTACAAAATAATGGCTTTGGGTTAATTACTACAGAGATTGAGAACGATATTAAATTTTATTTTGCAGAGGACTATCACCAACAATATTTAGCGAAGCCTGGCAGTAGACCATATTGCTCTGCAATGCCGACAAAGGTAACATTTAAAAATTTTAGTGGGGCAAACTTTAAACTAAATGAAAAAATTTGGTCCAACTATAATTGGGACATAACTCATTGTATTCTTAGAGGAGATAATACACCTATTGAATCAAATTAA
- a CDS encoding ABC transporter ATP-binding protein yields the protein MAALRLDLIKNYLRPHKRDLIIGAFCLIFVNILSVAIPMEVRNIVDDLKEGFTFSYVLNKSTWLILMATVMGGARLISRQLVFGVGRQVEVSLRQKLFDRMLEQDPGWVQTIGTGEVITRATSDLENIRRLLGFTVLSLTNTLLAYTFTLPAMLTINPLLTFFAISVYPVLLGTVGLFGGRMVKQRKRQQQALSELSELIQEDLSGISAIKIYGQERAEQEAFKKLNIRYRDAAINLARTASTLFPLLQGLSSISLLLLIAIGSGQLSSGNLTVGGLVALILYVERLVFPTALLGFTLNTFQLGQVSLERVEELLNHEPTIKDKDNTVNITKPISGKLEARNLSVSYEDSHRKILDEISFKINPGEIVALVGPVGCGKTTLARALGRMIKIDEGSLYLDDHDVMDLKLKQLRSNIALVPQEGYLFTETLSENIKYGNPKASIDKVQESAYEARMTDDIKGFPDGLKTLVGERGITLSGGQRQRTALSRALLVDSKIIVLDDALASVDNKTASAILQTIKNQYSKTVLMISHQLSAAAACDRILVMNDGKIVQEGKHQFLIKKDGLYKSMWEREKAKEQIQSDD from the coding sequence ATGGCTGCATTAAGACTAGATCTAATAAAAAACTATTTGAGACCACATAAGAGGGATCTGATAATAGGTGCTTTCTGTCTGATTTTTGTAAATATTTTAAGCGTTGCTATTCCAATGGAAGTTAGAAATATCGTTGATGATCTAAAAGAAGGATTTACATTTTCATACGTCTTAAATAAGTCGACATGGTTAATACTTATGGCAACAGTGATGGGGGGAGCAAGATTGATATCTCGGCAGCTCGTGTTTGGGGTTGGAAGACAAGTAGAAGTTTCATTGAGACAAAAATTATTTGATCGAATGCTGGAACAAGACCCCGGATGGGTTCAAACCATAGGGACTGGAGAAGTCATAACAAGAGCTACTAGCGATTTAGAAAACATTCGAAGATTGCTAGGTTTTACGGTTCTTAGTCTTACAAACACATTATTGGCATACACCTTCACATTGCCAGCGATGCTGACAATTAATCCGCTATTAACCTTTTTTGCCATATCCGTCTATCCAGTTTTACTTGGCACCGTTGGATTGTTCGGTGGAAGAATGGTTAAACAAAGAAAGAGGCAACAACAAGCTTTATCCGAATTAAGTGAGTTAATTCAAGAAGATCTATCTGGCATTAGTGCCATTAAGATTTATGGTCAAGAACGAGCTGAACAAGAAGCATTCAAAAAATTAAACATCAGATACCGAGACGCCGCTATTAACCTTGCAAGAACTGCAAGTACTTTATTTCCACTACTTCAAGGTTTATCCTCAATATCTTTGCTTCTACTTATTGCAATTGGGAGTGGGCAACTTAGCAGCGGAAATCTTACTGTTGGAGGATTGGTAGCTTTAATTCTATATGTAGAAAGACTGGTTTTTCCAACAGCCTTATTAGGTTTTACACTTAATACTTTTCAATTGGGTCAAGTAAGTTTAGAGAGAGTAGAAGAGCTACTTAATCATGAACCAACAATCAAAGATAAAGATAATACTGTAAATATAACTAAACCTATTTCAGGAAAATTAGAAGCAAGAAATCTTTCAGTAAGTTATGAAGATTCTCATAGGAAAATACTAGATGAAATTTCTTTTAAAATAAACCCCGGAGAAATAGTCGCCTTGGTAGGTCCTGTAGGTTGCGGTAAAACGACCTTGGCAAGAGCTTTAGGGAGGATGATAAAAATTGATGAAGGATCTTTGTATTTAGACGATCATGATGTCATGGACTTAAAGCTGAAGCAGTTAAGAAGCAATATTGCTTTAGTACCTCAAGAGGGATATCTTTTCACAGAAACACTTTCAGAAAACATTAAATATGGGAATCCAAAAGCGTCCATAGATAAAGTCCAAGAATCAGCCTATGAAGCAAGAATGACAGATGATATAAAAGGTTTTCCTGATGGACTTAAAACACTTGTCGGAGAAAGAGGAATAACACTCAGCGGTGGACAAAGACAACGAACTGCTTTAAGTCGAGCATTATTGGTAGATTCAAAGATAATTGTTCTAGATGATGCTTTAGCAAGTGTGGACAATAAAACCGCGTCAGCAATACTTCAAACAATAAAAAATCAATATAGTAAAACAGTATTAATGATTAGTCATCAGCTTTCAGCTGCTGCTGCGTGTGACCGAATATTAGTAATGAATGATGGAAAAATTGTACAAGAAGGAAAACATCAATTCTTAATTAAGAAAGACGGTTTGTATAAAAGCATGTGGGAGAGAGAAAAAGCTAAAGAGCAAATTCAGTCAGATGATTAA
- a CDS encoding DUF3288 family protein codes for MNEAQNHPLYSTDRENLDRLCAIDSPTSNNFVELARLIIRYQDFRGAEDLNSDMEKLLKKWSINRDKLEEITRKLWSEGFRPSSHSSSDNVGSGFDTSDSTES; via the coding sequence ATGAACGAGGCACAAAATCATCCGCTTTATTCAACAGATCGTGAAAATCTTGATCGATTGTGTGCGATAGATTCTCCAACCTCAAATAATTTTGTTGAACTAGCTAGATTAATAATTCGATATCAGGATTTCAGAGGTGCTGAAGATCTTAATTCTGATATGGAAAAACTTTTAAAAAAATGGAGCATTAATCGTGACAAATTAGAGGAAATAACAAGGAAACTTTGGTCAGAGGGATTTCGTCCTTCAAGTCATTCAAGTTCCGATAACGTCGGTTCTGGATTTGATACGTCAGATTCCACTGAATCTTAA
- the trpD gene encoding anthranilate phosphoribosyltransferase, with the protein MTILNPITFPVILESLLASNDLTEEQSNYLMNSWLENKIEPVQTGAFLAAFRAKGVSGNELSVMAKILQDASTTPSDLPSFDLVDTCGTGGDGANTFNISTAVAFVSAALGVKIAKHGNRSASGKVGSADVLENLGLPLNVSSGKVLEALKKLGITFLFAPSWHPSLVNLAPLRKSLGVRTIFNLLGPLVNPLRPKSQVLGVAKADLLDPMSLALKGMGLKRAVVVHGAGGLDEASLAGANEFRFLDKDVIKTEIINPSDLGLTEISNERLKGDDLKTNSQILKSLLNGEGNKYHKEVVALNTALVLWVSGVEDDLSSGVKRALVCLNTDKSWLLFEQLRDFLAI; encoded by the coding sequence ATGACCATTCTAAATCCTATAACTTTTCCAGTAATTCTTGAATCACTTCTTGCTTCCAATGATTTAACTGAAGAGCAATCTAATTATTTAATGAATTCATGGCTCGAAAATAAAATTGAACCAGTTCAAACAGGGGCATTCTTAGCAGCTTTTAGAGCAAAGGGGGTTTCTGGTAATGAACTTTCGGTAATGGCAAAAATTCTTCAAGATGCCTCAACGACACCATCAGATCTACCATCTTTTGATTTGGTAGATACATGCGGAACTGGTGGAGATGGAGCGAACACATTCAATATTTCTACAGCAGTTGCTTTTGTCTCGGCGGCCTTAGGGGTGAAAATCGCTAAACATGGAAATCGAAGTGCTAGCGGCAAGGTTGGATCAGCAGACGTATTAGAAAATTTAGGATTACCTTTAAATGTTTCTTCCGGAAAAGTTCTTGAAGCTTTAAAGAAGTTAGGTATTACATTTCTTTTTGCTCCTTCTTGGCATCCTTCATTGGTAAATCTTGCTCCTTTAAGAAAAAGCTTAGGAGTTAGAACCATCTTTAATTTACTGGGTCCATTAGTTAACCCACTTAGACCAAAGTCTCAAGTATTGGGAGTAGCCAAAGCTGATTTGCTTGATCCAATGTCGCTAGCTTTAAAAGGAATGGGACTTAAAAGAGCTGTAGTTGTTCATGGAGCAGGTGGTCTTGATGAGGCTTCACTAGCTGGGGCTAATGAATTTAGGTTCTTAGACAAAGATGTTATTAAAACTGAAATTATTAACCCTAGTGATCTTGGACTTACTGAAATCTCCAATGAAAGATTGAAAGGTGATGATTTGAAAACTAATTCTCAAATCTTAAAGTCTTTACTTAATGGAGAAGGAAATAAATATCACAAAGAAGTCGTAGCATTAAATACTGCTCTTGTTTTATGGGTATCAGGAGTTGAGGATGATTTATCTTCAGGTGTTAAACGAGCATTAGTTTGTTTGAATACAGATAAGTCATGGCTCCTTTTCGAGCAATTAAGAGATTTTTTAGCCATTTAA
- the carA gene encoding glutamine-hydrolyzing carbamoyl-phosphate synthase small subunit, translating into MFFDTDSSAILLLEDGIYFEGLSFGALGTISGEVVFNTGMTGYQEVITDPSYYGQLITFTYPEIGNTGVNFEDNESSHPSVKGVIARQISNTPSNWRHEISFENWLKDENVVGIHGIDTRSLVRHIRESGSLNGIISSESKYSIAELFSLLKKSPSMSGLNLVDKVTTKTAFQANSTCPVAFDMRIKNTQTIPYKVVAIDFGIKKSILDRLVAHGCEVTVLPANAEMADVLALSPEGVFLSNGPGDPSTVDSGINLAKNLIEYKKLPVFGICLGHQILGLALGGKTFKLSYGHRGLNHPCGLNGKVEITSQNHGFALNSESLNSKKIKITRLNLNDQTVAAISVIDRPFFGVQYHPEASPGPHDADHHFNHFVTLIEERRRIVD; encoded by the coding sequence ATGTTTTTCGATACTGATAGCTCTGCGATTTTGTTATTAGAGGATGGGATCTATTTTGAAGGATTATCTTTTGGTGCGCTTGGAACTATTTCTGGTGAAGTCGTATTTAATACAGGTATGACAGGTTATCAGGAGGTCATAACTGATCCAAGTTACTATGGTCAACTTATTACTTTTACCTATCCAGAGATTGGTAATACAGGAGTCAATTTTGAGGATAATGAATCATCACATCCTTCAGTTAAAGGTGTTATTGCTCGTCAAATATCAAACACTCCCAGTAACTGGAGACATGAAATTTCGTTTGAAAATTGGTTAAAGGATGAAAATGTTGTTGGAATCCATGGAATAGATACAAGATCACTTGTTAGACATATAAGAGAGTCTGGCTCTTTGAATGGAATTATTTCATCAGAGTCCAAATATTCAATAGCTGAATTATTTTCACTTTTAAAAAAATCTCCTTCAATGAGTGGTCTGAATCTTGTCGATAAAGTAACTACAAAAACTGCTTTTCAAGCTAATTCAACTTGTCCTGTTGCATTTGATATGAGAATTAAAAATACTCAAACTATTCCATACAAAGTTGTTGCTATAGATTTTGGGATAAAGAAATCGATATTGGACCGGTTAGTTGCTCATGGTTGTGAGGTAACTGTCTTACCTGCAAATGCTGAAATGGCCGATGTTTTAGCTTTATCACCTGAAGGTGTTTTTCTTTCAAATGGTCCAGGTGATCCATCCACAGTCGATAGTGGTATTAATCTTGCTAAAAATTTAATTGAATATAAAAAACTACCTGTTTTTGGAATCTGCCTAGGCCATCAGATCCTTGGATTGGCTTTAGGTGGTAAAACTTTTAAACTTTCTTATGGACACAGAGGACTAAATCATCCATGTGGATTGAATGGAAAAGTTGAAATTACTAGTCAAAACCATGGATTTGCTTTGAATTCAGAATCTTTGAATTCCAAAAAAATAAAAATCACCAGATTAAATTTAAATGACCAAACAGTCGCTGCAATTTCTGTAATTGACAGGCCTTTCTTTGGTGTTCAGTATCACCCCGAAGCGAGCCCTGGTCCGCATGATGCTGATCATCATTTTAATCATTTCGTAACCTTAATAGAAGAACGACGAAGAATCGTGGATTAA
- a CDS encoding STAS domain-containing protein produces MTELKRLTVSLRGGSKQQNGCLVINFTGQLDAYSEKQFTTYINEVLASNQLSVVIDLTNIDFIDSCGLGAMVQAAKKCTNSKRSFNVVGNPRVIQTIKLVRLEEYLHVAPDLNTAIGRLSA; encoded by the coding sequence ATAACTGAATTAAAAAGACTTACTGTTTCTCTTAGAGGTGGTTCTAAACAGCAAAATGGTTGTTTAGTGATTAATTTCACTGGTCAACTAGATGCTTATTCAGAGAAACAATTCACAACTTATATCAATGAAGTTTTAGCTTCTAATCAACTATCAGTTGTAATTGATTTAACTAATATCGATTTCATTGATTCTTGTGGCTTAGGTGCAATGGTTCAAGCTGCTAAGAAATGTACTAATTCAAAAAGATCCTTTAATGTTGTAGGAAATCCAAGAGTTATTCAAACAATTAAACTTGTTCGCTTAGAGGAATACCTTCATGTTGCACCTGATCTAAATACTGCAATTGGTAGATTATCAGCTTGA
- a CDS encoding Mini-ribonuclease 3 has protein sequence MTDWIRSYKSTISPDGLGPLQLAWLGDAVWEMHQRLRYCSIPMRSKDLHNAVVKEVNASSQAKAITKIEPFLTDTEKDFLRKGRNKAGRGPKNVDAATYAIATGFETIVGWLFLKNPNRLADLFDLLDRPIN, from the coding sequence TTGACTGATTGGATTCGCTCTTACAAATCAACCATTTCTCCCGATGGCTTGGGTCCTTTGCAACTAGCTTGGTTGGGAGATGCTGTGTGGGAAATGCATCAAAGGTTGAGATATTGCAGTATTCCAATGCGCTCTAAGGATCTGCACAATGCCGTTGTTAAAGAGGTAAACGCATCCAGTCAAGCTAAGGCAATCACAAAAATAGAGCCTTTCCTCACTGATACTGAAAAGGATTTCCTTAGAAAAGGTAGAAACAAAGCTGGAAGAGGTCCTAAAAATGTAGATGCAGCCACATATGCAATTGCGACCGGATTTGAGACTATTGTTGGTTGGTTGTTTTTGAAAAATCCAAATCGTCTTGCAGATTTATTCGATCTTCTTGATCGACCCATTAACTAA